A window of Sulfobacillus thermosulfidooxidans contains these coding sequences:
- a CDS encoding DMT family transporter, translated as MKAIGLGVLASLFFASTFVVNQLMAVHGGSWLFSSSLRYFYTVPLFLLWVIFQRELGSLIRIMRKNIWPWIIWGTVGFGLFYGPLTYAAQYGPSWAIAATFQLTIVFGSLLVPVTTHQPIPWRSLWPSVLILSGVFLVQWHGQFSMSGQEVGSLIAVMVAALAYPLGNRQMMASTRGQVRAPARILGMTLGSLPFWIVLAGIGIKTVGPPPVWQWEQTFIVAMASGVIATALFFGATDQAQGHPVMLAKIEATQSMEIVFTVVLAQILHLSGTLRGYDVIGIGLVIAGMIWHSLKSPLPQAVSTAWSKSK; from the coding sequence TTGAAAGCTATTGGCTTGGGAGTTTTAGCCTCTTTGTTTTTTGCCAGTACCTTTGTGGTGAATCAACTGATGGCGGTTCATGGCGGAAGCTGGCTTTTCAGTAGCAGCCTTCGCTATTTTTATACGGTTCCGCTCTTTCTCTTGTGGGTGATATTCCAGCGTGAGTTAGGATCCTTGATCCGGATTATGCGTAAAAATATTTGGCCGTGGATAATCTGGGGTACGGTTGGTTTCGGATTATTTTATGGGCCTCTCACATATGCCGCGCAATATGGCCCATCGTGGGCGATCGCTGCAACATTCCAATTAACCATCGTATTCGGTAGCTTGTTAGTTCCTGTGACAACCCACCAACCTATTCCCTGGCGGTCCCTTTGGCCTTCTGTCTTAATCTTGTCGGGCGTTTTTTTAGTACAATGGCACGGCCAATTCTCTATGAGCGGGCAGGAAGTGGGCAGTTTAATTGCTGTCATGGTGGCCGCCTTGGCATATCCCTTAGGTAATCGCCAAATGATGGCGTCAACACGAGGGCAAGTACGTGCACCCGCCCGGATTTTAGGCATGACGCTGGGCAGTTTACCATTTTGGATCGTCTTAGCGGGAATAGGGATAAAAACGGTTGGCCCTCCACCTGTTTGGCAATGGGAACAGACGTTTATTGTGGCCATGGCATCCGGCGTGATAGCGACAGCCCTGTTCTTTGGGGCTACCGACCAGGCTCAAGGGCATCCCGTTATGCTTGCAAAAATTGAAGCCACACAGTCTATGGAAATCGTTTTCACGGTGGTTTTGGCGCAAATTCTTCACTTGTCGGGGACTCTCAGAGGATATGACGTGATCGGCATAGGCCTGGTGATTGCGGGCATGATCTGGCACAGTTTAAAGTCCCCCTTGCCACAGGCTGTTTCCACAGCCTGGTCGAAATCGAAATAG
- a CDS encoding histidinol-phosphatase, which yields MWFDQHVHMEHGPYSPLEYPESWLEQFLAVATSRHVEGLGIVEHGYRFLESAGLLPGDWSKERCLYPLNGYTAFLDQVRHKYPIAVGLEMDYVPEQEDGIREYLRQYSWDFVLGSIHFIDDFGLDVSDMKDQYLVRDSEEIWAKYYQYSIKAVRSGLFQAITHPDLPKIYGLAKVPDDVLRPWYRLFVEALADHQVALEINTAGLRRPIKEIYPHPLLLQEAAKAHLRVTLASDAHEPENVGLYFDEAKTLARECGIWAVTAFTADGIRTISLS from the coding sequence ATGTGGTTTGATCAACATGTACACATGGAGCATGGCCCCTATTCACCCCTCGAATATCCCGAATCCTGGTTAGAACAATTTCTTGCCGTCGCGACTTCACGGCATGTTGAGGGACTAGGCATTGTTGAACATGGCTATCGCTTTTTGGAAAGTGCCGGGTTATTGCCCGGAGATTGGTCTAAAGAACGCTGCTTATATCCTCTTAACGGGTACACCGCATTTCTTGACCAGGTACGGCATAAGTATCCTATTGCGGTGGGATTGGAAATGGATTATGTCCCCGAACAGGAAGATGGAATCCGCGAATATTTACGGCAATATTCCTGGGACTTTGTTCTCGGGTCTATTCATTTCATTGATGACTTTGGACTTGATGTCAGTGACATGAAAGATCAATATCTGGTAAGAGATTCAGAGGAGATATGGGCGAAATACTACCAGTATTCGATTAAAGCGGTGAGATCGGGACTATTTCAAGCCATAACCCATCCTGATTTACCCAAAATTTATGGACTAGCGAAAGTTCCTGATGACGTGTTAAGGCCGTGGTACCGCTTGTTTGTGGAAGCCTTAGCCGATCATCAGGTCGCTTTAGAAATTAATACCGCTGGATTGCGCCGGCCTATCAAAGAAATTTACCCGCACCCGCTTCTACTGCAAGAAGCGGCGAAAGCGCATTTACGTGTGACGTTGGCCTCCGATGCGCATGAGCCGGAAAATGTGGGACTATACTTTGATGAAGCCAAAACCTTGGCCCGAGAATGTGGAATCTGGGCGGTGACGGCATTTACAGCAGATGGCATACGCACTATCTCTTTGTCATAG
- a CDS encoding cytochrome c oxidase assembly protein, which yields MAFLFQHYNFFALWHPEVMLLVIILLVVYFQLLGPLKHRFGENLPPVPTMQKVYFISALVVFYLAMGTPLKLIADDYLFSGHMVQYALLSMVLPPLLLAGIPQWMIQSLWKTRFWYKVLRVATNPPFAIITFNVIFSAIEWPPFLDASLRNDWVYVLESYVMLFSAIFMWWPVMSPVLQKGARKLSVVRKAGTLPELGMISRGYQLVYIFFNFDLMMPALVYIIDTTAPFYKFYIHAPRIFGISALADQQLGVLIMGLSMTIAYVSAFIATYTKYDESHWYE from the coding sequence ATGGCATTTCTGTTTCAGCATTATAACTTTTTTGCGTTATGGCATCCAGAAGTGATGCTCCTAGTCATCATTTTGCTGGTTGTATATTTCCAATTGTTAGGACCATTAAAACACCGCTTTGGCGAAAATCTTCCGCCGGTGCCAACCATGCAAAAGGTTTATTTTATCTCCGCCTTAGTGGTCTTCTATTTAGCCATGGGGACACCATTAAAGTTAATCGCGGATGATTATTTGTTTTCTGGACATATGGTTCAATATGCTCTATTAAGCATGGTCTTGCCACCGTTGCTATTAGCGGGAATTCCCCAATGGATGATTCAAAGTTTGTGGAAAACCCGATTTTGGTACAAGGTCTTACGTGTGGCAACCAATCCTCCGTTTGCCATAATCACATTTAATGTGATTTTCTCGGCTATTGAGTGGCCTCCGTTTTTGGATGCCAGTTTGCGGAACGACTGGGTTTATGTTTTAGAGTCGTATGTCATGTTATTTTCGGCCATTTTTATGTGGTGGCCGGTCATGTCTCCTGTATTGCAAAAAGGAGCTCGCAAATTAAGTGTGGTGCGAAAAGCCGGAACTCTGCCAGAATTGGGCATGATTTCCCGGGGTTATCAGCTCGTATACATTTTCTTTAATTTTGATTTGATGATGCCAGCACTGGTTTACATTATTGACACCACGGCACCCTTTTATAAGTTTTATATTCATGCCCCGAGAATTTTTGGGATTTCAGCGTTGGCAGATCAACAACTCGGTGTCTTAATTATGGGGCTATCCATGACTATAGCCTACGTTTCGGCCTTTATCGCTACCTATACCAAATATGATGAATCTCATTGGTATGAGTAA
- a CDS encoding amidase family protein: protein MSLITTFQDRWRQRKTSAQEWLWEFLTTIAEHNERINAVLELNPHVFAEADRADRIARYQPGGLLAGVPVLVKDNIAVGGDMHTTAGSLSLKDNYAVRDAFVIKQIRGAGGMILGKTNLTEWANFMSDHMPNGYSSYGGQVMNPYGPGIFDVGGSSSGSGAAIAAGFAPVALGTETSGSILSPSSQNSLVGIKPTIGLVSRSGIVPIAYSQDTAGPMATTVTDAAILLTVIQGFDPEDPVTALAPGFPDYRRDLIADGLKKRRLGVPRQRYLDQASDEELAIFNHALNILRDAGADIVDPADIETANENWTYDVLLYEFPAALNAYLNKWTSKGPKTLKDVIDFNNAHSQEALRYGQSVLMESFATQGRLTDARYLMARQRDLKWSQRQGIDKTLEDYRLDALVFINNRGADIAARAGYPSITVPMGYTQTGKPLGLTFTAGAFQESLLIQLAFAFEQATKLRKAPVLG, encoded by the coding sequence ATGTCTCTGATTACGACATTTCAAGACCGCTGGAGGCAGCGGAAAACCAGTGCCCAAGAGTGGCTATGGGAATTCTTAACCACCATTGCCGAGCACAATGAGCGGATAAATGCTGTCTTGGAATTGAATCCGCATGTATTCGCCGAGGCTGATCGTGCCGATCGCATAGCACGTTACCAACCCGGGGGACTGTTAGCTGGTGTGCCCGTATTAGTGAAAGACAATATTGCTGTTGGTGGGGATATGCACACGACAGCCGGATCTTTGTCTCTTAAAGATAATTATGCCGTAAGAGATGCCTTTGTGATTAAGCAAATTCGCGGGGCCGGTGGCATGATTTTAGGAAAGACCAACTTAACAGAATGGGCTAACTTCATGTCCGATCATATGCCTAATGGTTACAGCTCCTATGGGGGACAAGTTATGAATCCCTATGGCCCGGGAATTTTTGATGTAGGCGGATCGAGTTCGGGATCTGGAGCCGCTATCGCGGCAGGATTTGCACCGGTAGCTTTAGGTACAGAGACATCCGGATCCATATTGAGCCCCTCAAGCCAGAATTCGTTGGTAGGAATCAAACCCACAATTGGATTAGTCAGCCGGTCCGGTATCGTACCCATTGCGTATTCACAAGATACAGCCGGTCCTATGGCGACGACGGTGACGGATGCGGCGATTTTGTTAACCGTCATCCAAGGGTTTGACCCTGAAGATCCCGTGACGGCCCTGGCACCAGGATTTCCTGACTACCGCAGAGATTTGATCGCGGATGGATTGAAAAAAAGACGTTTAGGCGTTCCCCGGCAACGTTATCTTGATCAGGCAAGTGATGAAGAACTGGCGATCTTTAATCACGCTCTTAATATCCTGCGTGACGCTGGCGCTGATATTGTGGATCCCGCGGATATTGAAACGGCCAACGAAAACTGGACTTATGATGTGCTTCTTTACGAATTTCCTGCCGCATTAAATGCTTATTTAAACAAGTGGACAAGCAAGGGGCCCAAAACACTCAAAGATGTGATAGATTTCAACAATGCCCATAGTCAAGAAGCTTTGCGCTATGGACAATCAGTTTTAATGGAATCCTTCGCAACCCAGGGACGATTGACTGATGCCCGCTATCTTATGGCCCGACAACGTGATTTAAAGTGGTCACAACGTCAAGGCATTGACAAGACCCTCGAGGATTATCGCCTCGATGCGTTAGTATTTATCAATAACCGGGGAGCAGACATTGCCGCTAGAGCTGGCTATCCTTCTATTACGGTACCCATGGGGTATACCCAAACGGGAAAGCCATTGGGGTTGACCTTTACAGCTGGCGCTTTTCAGGAATCGCTCCTCATCCAACTGGCCTTTGCTTTTGAGCAAGCCACAAAACTTCGTAAAGCGCCGGTATTGGGTTAA